The Apostichopus japonicus isolate 1M-3 chromosome 12, ASM3797524v1, whole genome shotgun sequence sequence ATGgcaatatttttctctttctgttttgGGTAAATTTGCAGCAAAGGACGTATGGTCAATCCGGGTATCATTGCAAGGCAGTGAACTACCTTTCAAAGTGGACAGAACAGTATGTGATTTGGCCAGGAGAAATGATTGGTGCCCTGCCAAGAAAGGAGGTAAATATTGCGCTGACCAATTAACGTCACGTAACTTTTAAAGAAGTTGTgaacaagtttgttgttgcaatGTTGATAACATCTGCAGAGAAACGAAGGAATTTCTTATGAAATTATGTAATACAAAATATTCCAATCTTGAACTTACATAATACACATTTTGGAGGTTCTCAGCCGCAATATATCCAACGATAAGTTAAAACTTGGCAGGAAACTGCACAATTTCCTTTTCTGCTATTCACACGATACAAACAGAAAACACATtaactactgtaaatatttaagttttgtacaaGAGTAAAATTTGGATCGTGTTATAAATCAGctgcatgtgctattaggattacagaaAGAACTGAGGATACGTGTAACCCCAACAAATCTTCTAGCTTGATGCATTTGTttggattacacatatcctcggttcttactgtaaacctaatagcacatgctacggatttatcatatttatcagcatgatccagtatttactgtggtaaaaaaaatcagtgTGAATCGGTTTTGCATTTAAAAACCATAACGTTGCACGACCCTGAAATAAGGTCAACAGTTTCAATACTGGGAATAGTAGTCCTCATACATATTGAATATAACTAGACACTatacttgaaaataatattgacCATTTATCCCGCTTTACAGATCACATTCACTTCGAGAAATTGTTTAACTTTACTTACCTTCCAAGGGtaagtaaaatgtattttatctgTAACTATAACGTGTTAGGTGATGCCATACAGGCATAGTAGGCCAGGCAAATTTAGCCATcataccaccccaccccccccccccttcctaagtgtatatacatttatgtatatttatataaaagatTTGAAGCtgtagtataaatataaaaaaatatatatataccccagTAGTTCACCGCTATATAGGGATCATTGCATGGTTTACAATTGCGTGGGACAGTGTGGTGTCTgactggatatatacatacccCAGTAGTTCACAGTTAATTAGGGATCGTGGAAAGAGCTAGGGAGATCAGTGCTATTAACAATAAGgtcatttggtcaaaatcgttCTTACCAAACGTGTTCCTGCATATTTCAAGTTCTATGTTAGATTGTTGGCCGTTTCatgttcttcttttctttctttccttctttttactTCTATAACAGGGGACATACTCTGTTGCCGGAGAACTTTTTATTCAAGATGACGAAAAAATTTTAACATTGGTCATGAATAATTGCACTCTTTACTGATGACCCATATGATCGAAACGTATTAACTGTAACAGTGTATAGCTAACAGAAAGGTAATTAGAAAATGACCTTATTTTTCTCAACTTTTTCAACGTTAGCTAGTCATTGTTACAACGGATTTCACCACCCATGCCCAAAATAAACAGAGCCTGGCTATTATGTCGGTCACATCGCGTTCCGCTTACTTGACCAGTTCCAATCTCTGCCTGCAGATCGCAATGGTACCATGATGAATAATAGTATTCGTTCGTTATCATCGAGGAATAGATCTTATAAAGCATAACTTTGAAGTTTCAAGCCGTGCTCAATGTAGGAATTAcatacaaatttcaccagaTTGCTGTAGTAAACGTTCTCCTTTCATTAGTTAGAAATAATTATATCTTTTAGCTGTCCTTTTAATTATAGCGATACAAGTAACTGAGTTTTTTGAGTGAAGTCCAGAAGAGAAGTAGTTTATCATAGGGTGAGATTATTTGCACGATTACTTAGTGGCCCACACTTGGTAGCTAATATGTCGGATATTTCACAGTTTTTATCCCACAGAGATGCACTGAATAACCAATACAACTGCAGCCTCTCGTATGTACGATTCTAAAAGCTTCTTTAAAGAAGGTCACgaaaagaaaactgttttaaGAAGTGTCCCTAAATGCATTTACCTTACCCGTTCATGGTTCCCAATATGCCCAACAGATTGTccttgtgtaactctatttgaGTGTGGGTCTCAGAGAAAATGACACTTACATAAGCCAGTAATAGCTGCATATAAACACGTTTCTAAATAAATATCTAAAAATAACAGGATTTAGTAGAGTCTGCAGCACACACCCGGGTCCGGAGTTCCTTTGCATTCGAGCCCGAGTTACACCAAAGTTATGAAGACGAACTCCAAAATAGGTATATTCCATAGGCGTATATCAGCAGTAAATAAAAGCTGTTTTGCTAAGGTAATACAAAATGTTGTTAAGAGATACTCAGACAGTTTtgaatcaataaacaaaattaagtttCCAGATTTACTAACTCCGTTTAACCTTCTCTCTTCTCGTCTCTCGCCCGTTCCATTACTTAACGTAAACAAACGTAAcccacatatgtatgtatgtgtgtaagggtgtatgtatgtatgtatgtatgtatttaagatcctcttgcaagcaggaaTCGCGTCttgggtctgagtgtttgtgtcttcaatTTTCCCCCTcttctatagggtccttgatggggacttgagtgtccctcctgatccctttcttcactaaactaaactaaacattaatcttggaatgaTTCAAACCaggaaccttatgattgaaaggcaccgacgttaaccactgaAGTAACACTCATagaagaatatgaaaacaaatgcTGTTATGTTTTGTCATTCGTTCGATAAACgagatgaaataaaaaatttaaaaagagtTGTTGAAACGGTGATCAACTTATTAACAAAgtgataacattttcaatactaaCATATATGTTCGAGGTACCACAACACCTTTAGAATCGTATTGGAACTCTTGCCAATTCAAGAATGAAAGTGTGTCGTGTGTGCTCTCAAGATACCATCTTGTCACAAGTGGAGGgctaaattcaaaatttccctGACTGATATCAATATGGGACTGAAGGATCTTATAAAGGATGGGTGCCTCCCTATGGTCGTTGAATCTGACTCCCATGTAGAGGGGTTTGTGACTTATCCCACAGTAAACAAAAGAAGTGTAGACATTCAATCGTGAATTCTGAGTCATATTTAAACTAAAAATTAAGTCTATATATTCAGGCGCGtgtccaggattttctaacccggggggcgcgaattactatctaagcggagcgccaccataggttggcgcggagcgtacaagaaaatttctggttttgataccccccagatgaccggaaatggcacttctcgggcttgaaaatgagcaaccagatgtacacttttgcctgagaaccaagtatttcccaaaagttgtttccatccataacctttttgaagattgtcaccagtcacacatcatgttcgacctgattgcatgtcctatggatcattgcttttgtaggttattctacgtcacggcccacaatatccgaaagcctcacttttcaaggttttaagcccattacttgttgagaatttgaaaattcacttttctcgtgaataaaatcacttgaaaacatacccatagtgttgcaaaaaattcaatctatagaca is a genomic window containing:
- the LOC139977897 gene encoding uncharacterized protein isoform X1; the protein is MMSVLLLFLMAFPMTNGLPASPVISHLYGVHSHETSSTIKDQPMPCEYQISGPWMENFNFSFTPNPPKVGSLIKLVINMVYPKDVWSIRVSLQGSELPFKVDRTVCDLARRNDWCPAKKGDHIHFEKLFNFTYLPRGTYSVAGELFIQDDEKILTLVMNNCTLY